Proteins from a genomic interval of Papaver somniferum cultivar HN1 chromosome 4, ASM357369v1, whole genome shotgun sequence:
- the LOC113276104 gene encoding serine/threonine protein phosphatase 2A 57 kDa regulatory subunit B' theta isoform-like — translation MFRQILGKIPRKPSSKAGQPGGTSVPSSNVSTKSSSAGDIASATKSGNPADSTLEQGLNQGNTVMSQMANTRSNGSTGDSPSASPFEALPGLRDVPSSERQNLFTRKLKLCCVVFNFVDPTKNLKEKDIKRQTLLELVDYVTSANGKFGETVMQEIMTMVSINLFRVPTTPPRENKVEAFDVDEEEPLMDPAWPHLQIVYEFFLRFVASPETDAKLAKRYIDHYFILRLLDLFDSEDPREREYLKTILHRIYGKFMVHRPFIRKAINNIFYRFIFETEKHNGIAELLEILGSIINGFALPLKEEHKFFLVRVLIPLHKPKCIPMYHQQLSYCITQFVEKDCKLADTVIRGVLKYWPVTNSSKEVMFLGELEEVLEVTQPPEFQRCMVPLFSQIARCLSSLHFQVAERALFLWNNDHIENLIKQNLKVVLPIIFPALERNARNHWNQAVRSLTINVRKIFSDVDHELFGECLRKFQEDEAKEVETRIKREGVWKHLEEIATSKTGSN, via the exons ATGTTCAGACAGATACTAGGTAAGATACCAAGGAAGCCGTCCTCCAAGGCGGGTCAACCTGGTGGAACTTCTGTTCCATCTTCTAATGTGTCCACTAAAAGCAGTAGTGCTGGTGATATAGCAAGTGCTACAAAATCAGGAAACCCTGCTGATTCAACTTTGGAACAAGGATTGAATCAAGGGAATACAGTGATGTCACAGATGGctaatacaaggagtaatggtagTACTGGTGATTCGCCATCTGCTTCTCCTTTTGAAGCATTGCCTGGTTTAAGAGACGTGCCTAGCTCTGAGAGGCAAAATTTGTTCACACGGAAGCTGAAACTGTGCTGtgttgtttttaattttgttgatCCGACAAAGAATTTGAAGGAAAAGGATATCAAGCGACAGACATTGCTGGAGCTTGTGGATTATGTCACTTCAGCAAATGGAAAGTTCGGTGAAACTGTTATGCAAGAGATTATGACGATGGTATCAATAAATTTGTTTAGAGTACCTACGACTCCACCTCGTGAAAATAAAGTCGAAGCTTTTGATGTGGACGAAGAAGAGCCTCTAATGGATCCAGCTTGGCCACATTTGCAAATTGTGTATGAGTTCTTTCTAAGATTTGTTGCATCCCCGGAAACGGATGCAAAGTTGGCTAAAAGATATATTGATCACTATTTTATTCTTAGACTGCTAGACCTTTTCGATTCTGAAGATCCTAGGGAGAGGGAATACTTGAAAACAATTCTTCACCGCATTTATGGCAAATTTATGGTACATCGCCCGTTCATTAGGAAAGCTATCAACAACATCTTCTACCGGTTTATATTCGAAACAGAAAAGCACAATGGGATAGCTGAGCTATTAGAGATATTGGGCAGCATAATTAATGGGTTCGCTTTGCCATTAAAAGAGGAACACAAATTCTTTCTTGTTAGGGTTCTAATTCCTCTGCACAAACCGAAATGTATACCCATGTACCATCAGCAGTTATCCTACTGCATCACTCAATTTGTAGAGAAGGACTGTAAGCTTGCCGATACTGTTATTCGGGGTGTATTAAAGTACTGGCCAGTAACGAATAGTTCGAAAGAGGTCATGTTTTTAGGAGAGCTGGAGGAGGTTTTGGAAGTGACTCAGCCTCCAGAATTTCAACGCTGTATGGTGCCTTTATTTTCCCAGATTGCTCGTTGCTTGAGCAGTTTACACTTTCAG GTAGCAGAAAGGGCTTTGTTCTTATGGAACAATGATCACATTGAGAACTTGATCAAACAAAACCTGAAAGTTGTACTGCCCATCATCTTCCCAGCCTTGGAGAGAAATGCTAGAAATCATTGGAATCAGGCAGTCCGAAGCCTGACCATAAATGTCCGCAAAATCTTCTCCGATGTTGATCACGAACTATTTGGCGAATGCTTGCGTAAATTTCAAGAAGATGAAGCAAAAGAGGTGGAGACTAGAATAAAGCGAGAAGGTGTGTGGAAGCACTTAGAAGAGATTGCCACATCAAAAACCGGAAGTAACTAG